From Chloroflexaceae bacterium:
CGATGGTCAGCGCGCCCAGGCGCCCCCAGAACATCACCAGGCAGATCACCAGTTGCCCGAACAGGTTCAACTCCGTGGTCAGGCCCAGGCTCAGGCCGCAGGTGGCAAAAGCCGAGACCACTTCGAAGACCACCGGCTCCAGGGGCGAGTCGTGGGTCATGGCTATCAGCCATGACGCCAGCAGAGTAACCAGCAGGCTGATGGTCAACACCGCCCCCGCCTTGCGCGAGGTGCCCGCCGCCAGCGAGCGCCCGCCGAACTGGGCCGTGGGCAGCCCGCGGGCGTAGCTCCACAACGAGATGGTCATAATCGCGAAGGTGCCGGTGGTAATGCCGCCACCCATTGACGCGGGGGCGCAGCCGATGAACATCAGCGTGATCATGAGCAACTGGCTCGGGGCGCTCAGTTCGTCGAAATGAGCGATGCCCACAAAGCCGGCGGTGCGCGCCGATACTGACTGGAACAGGCAGATCAGCAGGGCGCGCAGGGGGTTCTCTCCGGCGAGGGCGCCCGTGCTGCGGATCTCGGCGACCCAGAAGCCAAGTGTGCCGCCCACGACCAGGAAGGAGACCACGATCAGCGTCAGGCGCGTGTGCAGCGACAGGCGTCGCTCGCGATAGTAGGTCAGCAGGTCGGCGATGACGGGAATCCCCAGGCCGCCGATGAAGATCAGCGTGCCCATGATCGCCAGGGTGAGATTGTCGCGTGGAATGCCTTCGGGAAAGCCGGGCGTGCCGGTGAAGAGATCGAAACCGGCATTGCAGAAGGCCGAGACGGCGTGGAAGATGGCATAAAAGAGCGCCTGCCACTCGCTAAGGCGCTCGTCGGTGCGCCAGTGCAGGTAGAGCAGCAGCGCGCCCAGGCCCTCGAACAGCAGCACGGTGGTCAGCACCCGCTTGGTGAGCGAAACGATCGCCGCGGGTGAGAGCAGGCCCAGCGAGTCGCTCAGCGCCACGCGTTCGGTCAGGCCGATGCGCCGTCCCAGCAGCCGCAGGATCACCACCGCGACAACCATGAACCCGACGCCGCCGACCTGAATGCCGGTCAGGAGCAGAATCTGGCCCACCAGCGAGAGATCCTGCGACGCGGTGATGGTTGACAGCCCCGTGACGCTCAGGGCCGAAACGGCGGTGAATAAAGCGTCGTTCCAGGCCAGAGGGCGCTCGCGGCCGGATACTGGCAGCATCAGCAAGAGGGTGCCCAGGCTGACCAGCAGGGCCAGCCCGCCCACAATGCGTGGCGCCGGGCGCAGGGGTCGCCGGGTTGCGCCGGCCGGAACGCGCCCCGATCGGGCCAGTTGACCGCGAGCGATCCGCATTTATCTGGCCTGGTTGCAAAAGCTGCTGATGGACTGATCCGAACCGATCACCAGGATCATATCATCACGCGCGAACACCATGTCGGCGGAGGGAGTGACGAACATCTGCGAGCCGCGCTTGATCGCCAGCACGTTGATGCCGAAGCGTTTACGCAACCCGCTGGTCATAAGCGACTGGCCCACCAGCCAGTTCGGCACACGCACCTCGGCCACGCTGAAGCCCGAACCCAGGTCAAGATGATCAAGCACTCGCGGCTCGGCCAGGCGCCATGCCAGCCGGGCGCCTGCCTCGTGTTCGGGCAGCACCACCTGGTCCGCGCCGACGCGCAGCAGGATCTGCTGCTGGCGCTCACTGACCGCCTTGCAGACCACCCGTTTCACGCCCATGCTTTTCAGCGTCACCGTGGTCATTAGATTGTTTTCAAAGTGCGTGCCGATCGCCACCACCACGGTTTCAAAGGAGGTGATGTCCACGGCGCGCAGGGCGTCTTCGTTCGTGGAGTCCAGGGCTACGATCTGGGTGATACGGTCGGCCAGTTTCTGAACAATTTCGGGGTCGCGGTCAATTCCCAGCACCGTGTAGCCGCGCTCGATGAGATTCAGGGCCACGGCGCTGCCGAAGCGCCCCAGGCCGATCACTGCGAACTCCTGGCTGCCGTTTCGACGGGCCATCCCCGTTACCTTCCTGATCCTACGTTCATCGTAGGCTTGCCTGTGCCAACTTTCTCATGCGCCCCTCATTGTACAACGCTTCCGCGCTTTATCTACTTGCATAGATGCTTTTTCAAAGCCGGTTGGAGGATGTGGGGAAACCTGGTTTCCCCACGCCTCTGCCGGCAGGGGTGGGGGGCGCGGCCCGCCCGGCGCGGGTTGAAGGGATGCGGGGCAACCAGGGTTCACCCCGCCCCTGCGGGCGGAGGAGAGCGGACGAGACCCGCCCAGGGCAGGATGCAGGGAGGTGGGGACGCCAGGTTTCCTCTCGCCCCTGCCAGCGGGAAAAGCGGTGACACAGCGATTGTTCGTTGGACCCCATCAGCCCTCAGTTTTCTCTTTCTCTGCCCCCCGGCAGCGCGCTCCGATGTGCTACAATGCCGGCGCTATGAGTGACGCGCCACTGTTGATTGATACGCACGCCCACCTGGCGATGAGCCAGTTTGACGAGGATCGTGAGGCGGTGATCGCCCGCGCCCGGGCCGCTGGCGTGGCTCGCATGATCGAAATCGGCTACGACCTGCCCTCCTCCCGGGCCGCGGTGGCCCTGGCTGAACGCCATCCCGCCATCTACGCCGTGGTTGGCCTGCAGCCCAATCACATCCACGAGGCCCCGCCCGACTATCTGGAGCAGGTGCGCGCCCTGGCCGCGCATCCGAAGGTGGTCGCCATCGGCGAGATCGGTCTCGACTACTACTGGATGCGCGTTCCCCCCGCCACCCAGGAGGAGGTCTTTCGCGCCCAGCTCGCCCTTGCTCGCAACCTGGGGTTGCCGGTGGTGATCCACAGCCGCGACGCGCAGGCCGATACACTGCGCATCCTCGCCGACGCGGCCCGCGGCCAGACCGGGGTGATGCATGCCTTCTCCGGCGACTGGGCCTATGCGCAGGCCTGCCTCGACATCGGCTTCATGCTCTCGTTCAGCGGAACCCTGACCTATGCCAAAGCCGCCGCCCTGCACCAGGTCGCCCGGCAGGCGCCGCTCGCTATGCTGCTGACCGAAACCGATAGCCCTTATCTGTCTCCCAACCCCTACCGCGGCCAGCGCAATGAACCTGCCTATGTGCGCCTGGTGGTCGAGCGACTCGCTGCACTGCGCAATGAGCTGCTGGCCTACGTGGCCGCTCAGGTGTGGGCGAACGCCGGGCGCCTGTTTACCTTCGGTGAGCGGCACGGGTAAGATGGGGTCGTGGGAAGATGCCAATCCTGTGGACCTGACCATCTCGGTTGGGCTGTCCGGATGACAGCGGAGTAGCGAAACCCGGTTTCCCCATGTCCCTGACCGGTGGCGGGGCCGCCGGCGCCCTACCGTCGGGCCGGGGGATGGGGAAACCCGGTTTCCCCGTACCCCTCCGAACAGCTATTGTTGACATCAACTCACCTATGGCAGCCGGAACCCACCCATCTCCCGCGCCAGGCCCGGCGTGCACCCTGGGCGCGCTGCTCCCCGGCGCGCTGCTGATCCTGCTGATGACCGGCTCGGTCGTGTACGCGCTCTCGGTGTCGGGCTGGGCGCCTGGCCTGGAGGCGCTGCGGCCCATGGCCCTCCTCGGCCTGCTGTGCGGAGTCGTCTTTGCCGGGCTGCCCTGGCTGCCCCGCTGGGTCGCCCACCTTCTCAGCGCGGCTCTGGCGCTCACCTGGGTCGTGCATGCCCTGGCCCCCTTGCTCGACGAGCGCCTGCTGACCTGGCGCGACCGGGCCACCGATCTGCTCATTCGCGGGCTGATCTGGGCGCGCGTTCTCAGTTCAGGCGGGCGTGGCGAGGATATCGCTCTCTACGTGCTGGCCCTCTGCCTGCTCTGCTGGGGGCTGGCCTATGGCACGGCCTGGGCCGTGCTGCGCGAGGGCCAGGTCTGGCGTCCGATCATTATGAACGCGACCATCGCCCTGGTCAACTACACCTATGTCCAGCCCAAGCCGACGACGGCTTTCTTCATTTTCCTTGGGGCCGCGCTGCTGCTGCTAGTGTATCAGAACATGCGCCAGCGCCTGGCGTTCTGGGATGCCTGGCAGATCGAGCATCCCGATCTGCTGCCGGTCCATGTGCTCTGGTCCGCGACCCTGGTCTGCGCGGCGCTGATTGCCCTCACCGCGCTGTTGCCCGGCAGCGTATCGGTGGATCGGGCCACGCGCACCTGGGCGGTGTTGAGCAGCCCCGTCCGCCTGGCCCGCGAGCAGTGGGAAGATATGTTCAGCACCATCAGCGCCCCGCCGGGCGCCGGCAGCGGGGCCTTTACCTCCCGTGGCGCGGCCCTGGGCGGGGCGCGGCGCCTCGGCGACGAGGTGGTGATGACCGTGCGCTCCATGCGCTACGAGTACTGGCGCGCCGTGGCCTTCGACCGCTACGACGGGGCCAGGTGGGAAAACACCACCGGCGAACAGGCTCGCGCCACCCTTGGCGCCGCCACCCCCGAACAGGCCCGCACCCCCCGCGCCGCCAATGAACCCATTCCCCTCGCCGATCTACGCGGGCGGCGCGAGATCACCCAGACGGTTACGCTGGCCAGGGATCGCCTGGATGACCTGGTGGTGGTCGGCGGCGCAGCGCGGAGCCTCAGTCTGCCGGCGCTGGTGGAACACAACTATCTCCTCGACGAGAGCGGCGCCGCCCGGCCCAATTTCGACGATAGCGCGCTCATCGTCGCCCGTCAGCGCCTCAGCGCCGGGACAACCTACAGCGTCACCGCCCTGGTCTCCTTCGCCGACATCAGCAGCCTGCGCGCCGCTGGCGATGACTACCCCCGCTGGGTGCGCGAGCGCTACCTGCAGTTGCCCGACAGCGTCACCCCGCGCACCCGCGAACTGGCCGCCCGACTGGTGAGTGAAGCTGGCGCGCTCACCGCCTACGATCAGGCCGTGGTCATTCAGGACTACCTGCGCACCTTGCGTTACAACGAGAGCATCGCCACCCCGCCCGCCGGCAGAGATCTGGTAGACTGGTTCCTCTTCGAGCAGCGCGAGGGCTACTGCGACTATTTCGCTTCGGCCATGGTGGTGATGTTACGCTCGCAGGGCATCCCCGCCCGCTGGGTGCGCGGCTACGCCGGGGGCGAATTTGATGTCGAACGGGGAGTCTACGTGGTGCGCGAGAGCGTGGCCCATAGCTGGCCCGAAGTCTACTTTCCCGGCTTCGGCTGGGAGCGCTTCGAGCCGACCCCAGCGGCCTACACCAGCCCGCCACAGCGCCCGCTGACCGGCGCCTTCGGCGAGGACGCCGCGGACACGACGGCAAGCGGCGTCGCGCCCCGCGACACCCGCGACCTGATCGAGGAGCTTGACGAAGGGTTAGAGCCGAGCCGCGCCCCGGTCATCGTGCAGGTGCAGGGCGGCGCACCCCGCGGTCTGCCGCTCATCGGCGTGGCGCTGGCGATTGCCGCGCTGGGCGCAGGAACGCTGTACGGGGTATGGCGCCGCGAAACGCGGGGGCTGGGGGCCGTCGCGGCAACCTATGCGGGCATGGCCCTCCTGGCCGGCTGGGGCGGACTACCCCAGCGTCCCTCACAGACCCCTGAGGAGTATGCCGAAGCTCTCGGAGCGGCCCTGCCCGCGCATCGCCATACCATTCGCGCCATTGCCCGCGCCTACGCCGGTGAGCGTTACCGCGGGCGTCCGGACCCCCTGCCCCCCGCCGAAGCGATCGGGGCGTTGCGGCGGGCGCTCATCCGCCGGGTGATCAGCCGTGGGCGGTGGGAGTAAGAGCGGGATCTTGGTGCAAGGCCCAGGCGACCTATTCCGGGATTGGCACGACGCCGATTGCCTCCGGACGCGCCGCGCCCGATCCAGAGTCCGCCATAGCGTTAGCGCGGCATCGTGTGGGCCAACGTAAAAAGAATCTTGAAAACGAGGGGCCAGGAGGCGAGAACCACCGCCACGCCAGTAACAAAGAAGAATAGATGCCGGCCCCATCGGCGCGGTCGCGAGTTGAGGCTGCTTGCTTCAAGCACGATCGAAATGAGCGCTGGCGCTGATCCTCCGATCAGCAGGATGGGGGTCAGCCAGAGACTGTACGAGACCCCAATCCACACGGATAGCACGGCAATACCCGCTACGAAAGCAAATCCCGCATACGCCGTAACCCAGCGTTCAGTATCGACGACGCCGGTGGCAAGGTGGGTCGTCTCCTTGAAGGCGGAACGGATCATCAGGACGATACAGCCGAAGGCGGCAATCAGCAACAGCGTCGGGAACACGATGTGGTAATGCATACAACCCTGTGCTCCTCTCTGGCGAGCAGTTGTACGGTGATCAGAGAGATTAATGGTACGGACTCGAACAGTTTCTGGGGAATGCTGGCGCTTGCCGGTGCGCAATGTTTTTACCTGCCCCCTATATACAAGAATTCTCTATGTATAAGATCAAATGATCCTCGTAAGGAGTTCCAACGATACACATAACGCACTCTTGCCAGTATTTCATCCTGACCGTCATTGTCAACATCAAGAAGCGATTTTTCGCTATTAGAGTCGATTTTTGGGTATGCCAGGGCTGAGGTTGGAGCGTGTATATTTAAAAAAGCGGTTTTATTTTTGTAGCATTTATCCACTATAATATACACTCGATTGGCAAAATAATAATGGCGTCACATGCTTCATCAGGATTGATGAGTGTATATCTATGTGCAGAACTGTCTCGGTAAGTCAGGAAAGCCCCGCGAAATAATTGGTGTATTCCCTCCTTTTCGGAAGGCCATAAGCGCGGATCTGTTAAAAATCCCGTATTGGGGTGAAAAGCCTGTTTTATTAGTTCCATTGCATCAGAATCAAAAGATCCCATGATTGCGCGGAGTTTTTCTTCTATAACTTTATAAGCGTTTAAGATGGCGTCGTCTAGAAAATCGTGATCAAACCTGTCGATCACACGAATAGCGATATCTGGATGTAATTCCTTTTCTCGAAGTATATTCGCCAGCTTGCCCATTCAGTATTACTCCTGTTGTGTAACTTTACTGGCCATACTGACACTTTCTCGGCGCTGATACTCCCGGATGATGTACCCTTTGATCGGTCATTGGATAGAGAGTATTGGCCCGTAGGGCCTCCGCAGCAAAGGCGAGCGCTGTCTGAGGCGCCTCTGTGGTTAAATGGGGATGGGCGGCAAGCAGTTGCTCGATGGTTTCGCTGGCGGCGACTCTGGTCAGAATCGACTCTACCGTAATGCGGGCGCGGGCGAAACAGGCATGCCCATTATAATGGCCTGGTTGCCCTGAATTGACCAGTGGTATGTCATAGACTGCTCCTGCACGGTGTTTCCATCGGTTCGATCCGCTGGAATGATCGGATTGGAAGGAGCATTCCGGTCTTTTCACCAGGCATCCGCGTTCGAGTGCGGCGCGCCGGGCAAAGGTGCGCTATACTGGCATGAACGTGCGGCTACCGGAGGGGGCGGCTGTAAGGGTTTCTAACGTGCAAACAGGCCAGGAATGGGAGCATCTGGCAGGGCGTCGCCCTTCCGGGAGAACGATATTCCTGCTGCCATTAAGGAGGGAGGCCGCTGCCGTAAAAGAATCAAACCAGGGATGGGGAAACTCGCTTTCCCCATCCCTGCCAGCAGGGAGGTCTGAAGCGTTGCAGCCCTTCTCAGCTCTCCGCTGGCGTCTCGCTCCCGCCGTTCGCCTCCTCCTGCTGCAGGTGGAGATCGGCGAGCTGGCGCAGCGCAGTAAACAGCTCCACATCGAGAATCACGCCCGTAGGGTAGCCCTTCTGCGTGACGATGATCGGCTGGTGGTTGGCCCGCGAACGCTTAATCAACGCTGCCAGCGAGGAGGCGGCCTTTGAGATTGGCACGACACCCTGCTTCAGGTCAACGTCCAACGTATACTTCTTCAGATCGACCACGACACCCTCCTGAATTATTCAATCCTTGCGGCTTATCCAGTGGAAACAGGGACCAAAGTCGCCCAAAACCGACTCCTGGTGCGTCTTTTTGTCCCTTTCTTGGCCTGCGGGTCAAAAACTGCCGTGCACGAGCATTATTCTCGCATACTAAGTTTGCCCGGCAGCGGCGATCTTTTTCGGACGCCAGGACCGATAAAAGATTGTATTACATTTTACACCATAAGTTGATTTTTGTTAAGTCATTTTGGTGAAAGTCGGCGCGAAGAATCTTCCCCTCGCTCAGGTATGATTACTACCCTCCTGCTGAATCACGGTCCGCTGGCCCTCCCCGCCTTCTTGCCCGATGCCACCCTTGGCGTCGTCCGTGCAGTGGACGCGCGCGACCTGCGCGAGGCAGGGGTTGCGGCGCTGGTGATGAACGTGTTCCACCTCATGCAACGTCCCGGCTCTTCGACCGTGACAGCCCTCGGCGGGTTGCATCGCATGGCGGCCTGGGACGGGCCGATTATGACCGATTCGGGCGGGTTTCAGGCCTATTCGCTGATCCGCCAGCACCCGGGGGCCGGGCGCCTCAGCGATGAGGGGCTGACTTTCCGGCCCGAGGGGGCCGAGCGCCCCTTCAAACTTACCCCTGAGAAGAGCGTGCAATTGCAACTGGCCTATGGCGCCGATGTGGTAATGTGCCTGGATGATTGCACCCACGTGGATGCGCCAGCGGATGAACAACGCGCGGCGGTTGAGCGAACGATCCGCTGGGCGCGGCGCTGCCGCGATGAGTTCGACCGCCAGATGCGCCAGCGCCGTCTGGGCGCCGCGCGTCCGCTGCTCTTCGGCGTGGTGCAGGGCGGCGGCGATCTGACGCTGCGGCGCCGTTGCGCCGAGGCGCTGCTGGAACTCGATTTTGATGGGTATGGCTTTGGCGGCTGGCCCCTCGACGCGCAGGGCAACCTCTTGCACGAGGTGCTGCGCGCGACGCGCCAGTTGATCCCTCCCCACCTGCCGATGCATGCCCTCGGCGTGGGCCATCCCGAAAACGTGGTGGCCTGCGCCCGTATGGGCTATCAGCTCTTCGATAGCGCCCTTCCCACTCGCGATGCCCGAGCGGGCCGCCTCTACGCCTTCGGCGCCGACCCGTCCGCGCCGGGGTTCCGCCTCGCCGGACGCTGGTTCGAGACGATCTATGTCGCCGATAAGAAGTTCGTCAAGGCGACCGCGCCTGTCTCGCCAGCGTGTGACTGTTACACCTGCCGTCACTATACCCTCGGCTACCTCCACCACCTGCACCGGTCCGGCGAAACGTTGTACCTGCGCCTGGCCACTATCCATAATCTGCGCTTTATGACCCGGCTGATGGAAGTATTGCGCGCCGAGGGCGCTGGGCAGTTGGCCTCGATCACCAGCGGGTAATGCCTGGTCGAGGTCAAGCCTGGCGGCGTGTTATAATCCGGGATAGCTGATCGCATTGCATAGCCACGCGGCTTCCGGGCGGCTTCGCCTCCGTTGAGCGAGGAGATGCGGCCCCGGCGCTCCTCCAGCCGGCCCTGGGGCCGCAGGCGCCCTCCCATTCGGCGGGGGGAGGGGGCATGGGGAAACCCGGTTTTCCCGTACTTCTTCAGCCACTCTTGATTATGGTAGGAGACTCCCGATGAACAACAGTTTTGGCGCTCGCTCCACGCTTCGGGTTGGCGGTAAAGAATATGAGATCTATCGGCTTGATAGCCTGGCGCGGCACGGGGTAACCCTCGAGCGCCTGCCCTTCAGTCTCCGGATTCTGCTTGAAAACCTGCTGCGCACCGAAAATGGCCGCACCGTGACCGCCGATGATGTCCTCGCTCTTGCTAACTGGGACCCGCGGGCCGAGCCGGAGCGGGAAGTGGCCTTCACCCCCGCGCGCGT
This genomic window contains:
- a CDS encoding potassium transporter → MRIARGQLARSGRVPAGATRRPLRPAPRIVGGLALLVSLGTLLLMLPVSGRERPLAWNDALFTAVSALSVTGLSTITASQDLSLVGQILLLTGIQVGGVGFMVVAVVILRLLGRRIGLTERVALSDSLGLLSPAAIVSLTKRVLTTVLLFEGLGALLLYLHWRTDERLSEWQALFYAIFHAVSAFCNAGFDLFTGTPGFPEGIPRDNLTLAIMGTLIFIGGLGIPVIADLLTYYRERRLSLHTRLTLIVVSFLVVGGTLGFWVAEIRSTGALAGENPLRALLICLFQSVSARTAGFVGIAHFDELSAPSQLLMITLMFIGCAPASMGGGITTGTFAIMTISLWSYARGLPTAQFGGRSLAAGTSRKAGAVLTISLLVTLLASWLIAMTHDSPLEPVVFEVVSAFATCGLSLGLTTELNLFGQLVICLVMFWGRLGALTIVVAIAGQQRRTQLVQYPEEQILIG
- a CDS encoding TrkA family potassium uptake protein, with the translated sequence MARRNGSQEFAVIGLGRFGSAVALNLIERGYTVLGIDRDPEIVQKLADRITQIVALDSTNEDALRAVDITSFETVVVAIGTHFENNLMTTVTLKSMGVKRVVCKAVSERQQQILLRVGADQVVLPEHEAGARLAWRLAEPRVLDHLDLGSGFSVAEVRVPNWLVGQSLMTSGLRKRFGINVLAIKRGSQMFVTPSADMVFARDDMILVIGSDQSISSFCNQAR
- a CDS encoding TatD family hydrolase, whose amino-acid sequence is MSDAPLLIDTHAHLAMSQFDEDREAVIARARAAGVARMIEIGYDLPSSRAAVALAERHPAIYAVVGLQPNHIHEAPPDYLEQVRALAAHPKVVAIGEIGLDYYWMRVPPATQEEVFRAQLALARNLGLPVVIHSRDAQADTLRILADAARGQTGVMHAFSGDWAYAQACLDIGFMLSFSGTLTYAKAAALHQVARQAPLAMLLTETDSPYLSPNPYRGQRNEPAYVRLVVERLAALRNELLAYVAAQVWANAGRLFTFGERHG
- a CDS encoding DUF4129 domain-containing transglutaminase family protein translates to MAAGTHPSPAPGPACTLGALLPGALLILLMTGSVVYALSVSGWAPGLEALRPMALLGLLCGVVFAGLPWLPRWVAHLLSAALALTWVVHALAPLLDERLLTWRDRATDLLIRGLIWARVLSSGGRGEDIALYVLALCLLCWGLAYGTAWAVLREGQVWRPIIMNATIALVNYTYVQPKPTTAFFIFLGAALLLLVYQNMRQRLAFWDAWQIEHPDLLPVHVLWSATLVCAALIALTALLPGSVSVDRATRTWAVLSSPVRLAREQWEDMFSTISAPPGAGSGAFTSRGAALGGARRLGDEVVMTVRSMRYEYWRAVAFDRYDGARWENTTGEQARATLGAATPEQARTPRAANEPIPLADLRGRREITQTVTLARDRLDDLVVVGGAARSLSLPALVEHNYLLDESGAARPNFDDSALIVARQRLSAGTTYSVTALVSFADISSLRAAGDDYPRWVRERYLQLPDSVTPRTRELAARLVSEAGALTAYDQAVVIQDYLRTLRYNESIATPPAGRDLVDWFLFEQREGYCDYFASAMVVMLRSQGIPARWVRGYAGGEFDVERGVYVVRESVAHSWPEVYFPGFGWERFEPTPAAYTSPPQRPLTGAFGEDAADTTASGVAPRDTRDLIEELDEGLEPSRAPVIVQVQGGAPRGLPLIGVALAIAALGAGTLYGVWRRETRGLGAVAATYAGMALLAGWGGLPQRPSQTPEEYAEALGAALPAHRHTIRAIARAYAGERYRGRPDPLPPAEAIGALRRALIRRVISRGRWE
- a CDS encoding TIGR02391 family protein, translating into MGKLANILREKELHPDIAIRVIDRFDHDFLDDAILNAYKVIEEKLRAIMGSFDSDAMELIKQAFHPNTGFLTDPRLWPSEKEGIHQLFRGAFLTYRDSSAHRYTLINPDEACDAIIILPIECIL
- a CDS encoding type II toxin-antitoxin system Phd/YefM family antitoxin, which translates into the protein MVDLKKYTLDVDLKQGVVPISKAASSLAALIKRSRANHQPIIVTQKGYPTGVILDVELFTALRQLADLHLQQEEANGGSETPAES
- the tgt gene encoding tRNA guanosine(34) transglycosylase Tgt → MITTLLLNHGPLALPAFLPDATLGVVRAVDARDLREAGVAALVMNVFHLMQRPGSSTVTALGGLHRMAAWDGPIMTDSGGFQAYSLIRQHPGAGRLSDEGLTFRPEGAERPFKLTPEKSVQLQLAYGADVVMCLDDCTHVDAPADEQRAAVERTIRWARRCRDEFDRQMRQRRLGAARPLLFGVVQGGGDLTLRRRCAEALLELDFDGYGFGGWPLDAQGNLLHEVLRATRQLIPPHLPMHALGVGHPENVVACARMGYQLFDSALPTRDARAGRLYAFGADPSAPGFRLAGRWFETIYVADKKFVKATAPVSPACDCYTCRHYTLGYLHHLHRSGETLYLRLATIHNLRFMTRLMEVLRAEGAGQLASITSG